From the Nitrobacter hamburgensis X14 genome, one window contains:
- the nuoN gene encoding NADH-quinone oxidoreductase subunit NuoN produces MMFEAAGYQLLPVLPEIVLAIGAMALLTIGAWCGQRAAALVTVLAVCLLVATGVIEYLLPRGKLITFGGSFIVDDFARFLKILALLGSAATLVLSRQFLENQSRRMFEFAILVMLSTVGMMVLISAADLIMLYLGLELMSLALYVVAASDRDNVKSTEAGLKYFVLGALASGMLLYGASLIYGFTGTVSFAGIAAAAKTGSIGVVFGIVFLLAGLCFKVSVVPFHMWTPDVYEGAPTPVTAFFSSAPKVAAMAVFTRVVLTAFSGVVTEWQQIVVFVAIASMALGSFGAIGQRNIKRMMAYSSIGHMGFALVGLAAGTVEGAQGVVLYMVIYTVMTFGAFTVILAMSRKGQALEQISDFAGLSRTNPLLAFFFAMLLFSLAGIPPLAGFFAKFYVFTAAIKAGLVALSVIGVITSVVGAFYYLNVIKVMYFDERDEATDAVHIELRSVVAVTALFNMLFFAYPGPLVSAATAAAKSLF; encoded by the coding sequence ATGATGTTTGAGGCCGCCGGGTATCAACTGCTTCCCGTATTGCCGGAAATCGTGCTGGCGATCGGCGCGATGGCGTTGCTGACGATCGGGGCGTGGTGCGGCCAGCGCGCGGCTGCTCTCGTTACGGTCCTGGCGGTATGCCTTCTCGTCGCGACCGGCGTGATTGAGTATCTGCTGCCCAGGGGCAAGCTGATTACGTTCGGCGGCAGCTTCATCGTCGATGATTTCGCGCGGTTTCTGAAAATTCTTGCTTTGCTCGGCTCGGCGGCGACGCTCGTTCTGTCGCGCCAGTTTCTTGAAAACCAGTCCCGGCGGATGTTCGAGTTCGCGATTCTGGTGATGCTCTCGACGGTCGGCATGATGGTGCTGATTTCGGCGGCCGACCTGATCATGCTGTATCTCGGGCTCGAGTTGATGAGCCTTGCGCTTTACGTGGTGGCGGCGAGCGACCGTGACAACGTCAAATCGACCGAGGCAGGCTTGAAATACTTCGTTCTCGGCGCGCTGGCGTCCGGGATGCTGCTGTACGGCGCTTCGCTGATCTATGGTTTCACGGGAACCGTCAGCTTTGCGGGCATTGCAGCCGCTGCCAAGACCGGCAGCATCGGCGTTGTGTTCGGCATCGTCTTCCTGCTGGCGGGCCTGTGCTTCAAGGTGTCGGTGGTGCCGTTTCACATGTGGACACCCGACGTTTATGAAGGCGCGCCGACGCCGGTTACGGCATTCTTCTCCTCGGCGCCGAAGGTCGCGGCAATGGCGGTGTTTACCCGCGTGGTGCTGACGGCGTTCTCCGGCGTTGTTACCGAGTGGCAGCAGATCGTGGTTTTCGTGGCGATCGCGTCCATGGCGCTGGGTTCGTTCGGCGCGATCGGACAGCGCAACATCAAGCGCATGATGGCTTATTCGTCGATCGGCCATATGGGTTTTGCGCTGGTCGGTCTCGCCGCCGGCACCGTCGAAGGCGCGCAGGGCGTCGTGCTTTATATGGTCATCTATACCGTCATGACGTTCGGAGCGTTCACCGTCATTCTCGCCATGAGCCGTAAAGGCCAAGCCCTGGAGCAGATCAGCGATTTCGCTGGGCTGTCGCGGACCAATCCGCTGCTGGCGTTCTTCTTTGCAATGCTGCTGTTCTCGCTGGCCGGAATTCCGCCGTTGGCAGGCTTCTTCGCCAAATTCTATGTCTTCACCGCTGCGATCAAGGCGGGACTGGTCGCGCTGTCCGTGATCGGCGTCATCACCAGCGTGGTCGGCGCGTTCTACTACCTCAACGTCATCAAGGTGATGTATTTCGACGAGCGGGACGAAGCGACAGACGCCGTGCATATCGAATTGCGTTCGGTGGTGGCGGTGACGGCGCTCTTCAACATGCTGTTCTTTGCCTATCCGGGGCCGCTGGTCAGCGCCGCCACGGCGGCAGCGAAGTCATTATTCTGA
- a CDS encoding NADH-quinone oxidoreductase subunit M, whose protein sequence is MTTWPILSVVTFLPLLGALLIWLLARGSDDAADRTARWIALWTTVVTFAVSLILVARFDPADPGFQFVEHASWLTTGIRYHMGVDGISLPLLILTTALMPVCIIASWRAISRRVPAYMIAFLVLETLMVGTFSALDLLLFYVFFEGVLIPMFLIIGIWGGPRRVYATFKFFLYTLLGSVLMLLAIMALYWNAGTTDIPTLMRTAVPYNLQMWAWLAFFASFAVKMPMWPVHTWLPDAHVEAPTAGSVILAAILLKMGGYGFLRFSLPMFPLASHDFAPLIFVLSAIAIIYTSLVALMQDDMKKLIAYSSVAHMGFVTMGIFAGTMQGVHGGVFQMISHGIVSGALFLCVGIIYDRMHTREIAAYGGLVNRMPLYALVFMTFTMANVGLPGTSGFVGEFLSLIGTFKVSIPTAFAATTGIILSAAYALWLYRKIVFGALVKPSLATIKDLTVRECLTLMPLFVLTILFGVYPKPVLDLSAASVQNLVNNYASATAAIKAAALP, encoded by the coding sequence ATGACGACCTGGCCGATCCTCTCCGTTGTGACCTTCCTGCCGCTGCTCGGCGCGCTGCTGATCTGGCTACTGGCGCGAGGCAGTGATGATGCCGCGGACAGGACCGCGCGCTGGATTGCGTTATGGACCACCGTCGTCACCTTTGCGGTGTCGCTGATTCTGGTCGCGCGCTTCGATCCCGCCGATCCCGGGTTTCAGTTTGTCGAACACGCGAGCTGGCTTACGACCGGTATTCGCTATCACATGGGCGTGGACGGCATCTCGCTGCCGTTGCTGATCCTGACTACAGCGTTGATGCCGGTCTGCATTATCGCGAGCTGGCGGGCGATCTCGCGCCGGGTGCCGGCCTACATGATAGCGTTTCTTGTGCTGGAAACGCTGATGGTCGGCACGTTCTCGGCGCTCGACCTGTTGTTGTTCTATGTATTCTTCGAAGGCGTTTTGATTCCGATGTTCCTGATCATCGGGATCTGGGGCGGCCCGCGCCGCGTCTATGCCACCTTCAAGTTTTTCCTCTATACGCTGCTCGGCTCGGTGCTGATGCTACTGGCCATCATGGCGCTCTACTGGAACGCCGGCACCACCGACATTCCCACGTTGATGCGGACCGCTGTTCCGTACAATTTGCAGATGTGGGCGTGGCTCGCCTTCTTTGCATCGTTTGCGGTCAAGATGCCGATGTGGCCCGTTCATACCTGGCTTCCGGATGCGCATGTCGAGGCTCCGACGGCGGGCTCGGTGATTCTTGCAGCGATCCTGCTGAAGATGGGCGGCTACGGCTTCCTGCGCTTCTCGCTGCCGATGTTCCCTTTGGCGTCGCATGATTTCGCGCCGCTGATTTTTGTGCTCTCGGCCATCGCGATCATCTACACCTCGCTGGTCGCGCTGATGCAGGACGACATGAAGAAGCTGATCGCCTATTCGTCGGTCGCGCACATGGGCTTTGTGACGATGGGCATCTTCGCGGGCACCATGCAGGGGGTCCACGGCGGCGTATTCCAGATGATCTCGCACGGTATCGTGTCGGGTGCGTTGTTCCTCTGTGTCGGCATTATTTACGACCGTATGCACACCCGCGAGATCGCGGCTTATGGCGGCCTCGTCAATCGGATGCCGCTCTACGCGCTGGTGTTCATGACGTTCACCATGGCCAACGTCGGGCTGCCCGGCACCTCCGGTTTCGTCGGTGAATTCCTGTCGCTGATCGGCACCTTCAAGGTATCGATACCGACGGCGTTCGCGGCGACGACGGGCATAATCCTGTCGGCGGCCTACGCCCTGTGGCTCTATCGCAAGATCGTGTTCGGGGCGCTGGTCAAGCCGTCGCTTGCGACGATCAAGGATCTGACGGTCCGCGAATGCCTCACCTTGATGCCGCTGTTTGTGCTGACGATCCTGTTCGGCGTGTATCCGAAGCCGGTGCTCGATCTCTCGGCGGCTTCCGTGCAAAATCTCGTCAATAATTATGCAAGCGCGACCGCCGCCATCAAGGCGGCGGCGCTGCCGTGA
- the nuoL gene encoding NADH-quinone oxidoreductase subunit L — MIEAIVFLPLVGAILAGLISLVGARGRNPGGDTVDHHDAHGDAHAATAHDSHGHDDHHISEPPAAGSRAAELITTILLIVSAGLSWVVLVDVGFMHHDARITLLSWINSGDLQIAWSLRVDTLTAVMLVVVNTVSALVHFYSIGYMDEDPNCPRFFGYLSLFTFAMLMLVTSDNLVQMFFGWEGVGLASYLLIGFWYRKPSANAAAIKAFVVNRIGDFGFSLGIFAVFMLIGSIDFDTIFSAAPGLTGKTVHFLAWDVNALTLICLLLFMGAMGKSAQFLLHTWLPDAMEGPTPVSALIHAATMVTAGVFMVARLSPLFELAPDAQAFVMFIGATTAFFAATIGLVQNDIKRIIAYSTCSQLGYMFVAMGAGAYSVGMFHLFTHAFFKALLFLGSGSVIYAMHHEQDIRNMGGLKDRIPYTYFVMVIGTLSLTGFPLMAGYFSKDAVIESAYVSHNPFAYYGFLMTVIAAGLTSFYSWRLIFKTFHGKPHDRAHYQAAKESPIWMLIPIGVLAVGSILAGFPFKELFTGHGVEEFFRESLKMRPHIIEDMHHIPETIGFLPTAMMIGGFVMAWLFYIRRPYLPVQLAREHQMLYQFLLNKWYFDELLDLIVVRPTKWLGRFLWKKGDGFVIDGFGPDGVSARVLDVTRNVVRLQTGYLYHYAFAMLMGVAGLITWFMFGVGGQ; from the coding sequence ATGATCGAGGCAATCGTCTTTTTGCCGCTGGTCGGCGCGATCCTCGCCGGGCTGATCTCGCTGGTGGGCGCGCGTGGACGCAACCCTGGTGGCGATACGGTCGATCATCACGACGCTCATGGTGATGCTCACGCGGCGACCGCGCATGATAGTCACGGGCACGACGACCATCATATCAGCGAGCCGCCGGCGGCGGGATCGCGCGCCGCCGAGCTGATCACCACGATCCTTCTGATCGTGTCGGCCGGCCTGTCATGGGTGGTGTTGGTCGATGTCGGCTTCATGCATCACGATGCACGGATAACGCTGCTTTCGTGGATTAATTCGGGCGATTTGCAAATCGCGTGGTCGTTGCGGGTCGATACGCTGACGGCGGTGATGCTGGTAGTCGTCAACACCGTGTCGGCGCTGGTGCATTTTTATTCCATCGGTTACATGGACGAGGATCCGAACTGCCCGCGCTTTTTCGGCTATCTGTCGCTGTTCACCTTCGCGATGCTGATGCTGGTGACGTCGGACAATCTGGTGCAGATGTTCTTCGGTTGGGAAGGCGTCGGTCTTGCCAGCTATTTGTTGATCGGATTCTGGTATCGGAAGCCCTCGGCGAATGCGGCGGCCATCAAGGCGTTCGTGGTCAACCGCATCGGCGACTTCGGTTTCTCGCTCGGCATCTTTGCGGTGTTCATGCTGATCGGCTCGATCGATTTCGATACCATCTTCAGCGCAGCGCCGGGATTGACCGGAAAGACGGTCCACTTCCTCGCCTGGGACGTCAACGCGCTGACGTTAATCTGTCTGCTGCTGTTCATGGGCGCCATGGGCAAGTCGGCTCAGTTCCTGTTGCACACCTGGTTGCCGGACGCCATGGAAGGCCCGACGCCGGTATCGGCGCTGATCCATGCGGCGACCATGGTGACCGCCGGAGTGTTCATGGTGGCGCGGCTGTCGCCGTTGTTTGAACTGGCGCCGGATGCGCAGGCTTTCGTGATGTTCATCGGCGCGACCACGGCGTTCTTCGCGGCGACGATCGGTCTCGTGCAGAACGACATCAAGCGGATAATAGCCTATTCGACATGCTCGCAGCTCGGCTACATGTTCGTCGCGATGGGAGCGGGGGCCTACTCCGTCGGCATGTTCCATTTGTTCACCCACGCCTTCTTCAAGGCGCTGCTGTTCTTGGGCTCGGGATCGGTGATTTATGCGATGCATCACGAGCAGGATATCCGCAATATGGGCGGCCTGAAGGATCGCATCCCCTACACGTATTTCGTTATGGTGATCGGCACGCTGTCGCTGACGGGATTTCCGCTGATGGCCGGCTATTTTTCGAAGGATGCGGTCATCGAATCCGCCTACGTGTCTCACAATCCATTCGCGTACTACGGCTTCCTGATGACGGTGATCGCGGCAGGATTGACCTCATTCTACTCGTGGCGGCTGATTTTCAAAACCTTCCACGGCAAGCCACATGATCGGGCTCACTATCAGGCCGCGAAAGAAAGTCCGATCTGGATGCTGATTCCGATCGGTGTCCTTGCGGTCGGCTCGATCCTCGCAGGCTTCCCGTTCAAGGAGTTGTTCACGGGTCATGGGGTCGAAGAGTTCTTCCGGGAATCCCTGAAGATGCGCCCGCACATCATCGAGGACATGCACCACATCCCGGAGACGATCGGCTTCCTGCCCACCGCGATGATGATTGGGGGGTTTGTGATGGCCTGGCTGTTCTATATCCGGCGCCCCTATCTGCCGGTCCAACTCGCCCGCGAACACCAGATGCTCTACCAGTTTCTGCTCAACAAGTGGTACTTCGACGAGCTGCTTGACCTGATCGTCGTGCGTCCGACCAAGTGGCTTGGCCGCTTCCTGTGGAAGAAGGGCGACGGCTTCGTCATTGACGGCTTTGGTCCAGATGGCGTGTCAGCACGGGTGCTCGATGTCACCCGCAATGTGGTGAGGTTGCAGACCGGCTATCTCTATCACTATGCGTTCGCGATGCTGATGGGGGTTGCGGGTCTGATCACGTGGTTCATGTTTGGTGTAGGAGGCCAGTGA
- the nuoK gene encoding NADH-quinone oxidoreductase subunit NuoK, whose protein sequence is MTIGLGHYLAVGAILFTLGILGIFLNRKNIIVILMSVELILLAVNINLVAFSAFLGDIVGQVFALLVLTVAAAEAAIGLAVLVVYFRNRGSIAVEDVNLMKG, encoded by the coding sequence ATGACGATCGGGCTCGGGCATTATCTGGCGGTCGGCGCGATCCTGTTCACGTTGGGGATTCTCGGTATCTTCCTCAACCGCAAGAACATCATCGTCATCCTGATGTCGGTGGAGCTGATCCTGCTGGCGGTCAATATCAACCTGGTGGCGTTTTCAGCGTTCCTGGGCGACATCGTTGGACAGGTGTTTGCGCTGCTGGTGCTTACGGTCGCCGCGGCCGAGGCGGCGATCGGTCTTGCTGTTCTCGTTGTGTATTTCCGCAACCGCGGTTCGATCGCGGTTGAGGACGTTAACCTGATGAAGGGCTGA
- a CDS encoding NADH-quinone oxidoreductase subunit J encodes MILPALFFYLFAGVCVASAAMVISSRNPVHSVLFLILAFVNAAGLFILMGAEFLAMILVVVYVGAVAVLFLFVIMMLDVNFAELREGFLEYLPLGLVIAAIFLLELLLVVGGWTLNPTVTKSITAAIPGDVSNTEAIGLVLYTKYIHYFQLAGMVLLVAMVGAIVLTLRHRASVKRQDINVQNARTPEMAMSVRKVASGRGLQDADAAEWVK; translated from the coding sequence ATGATCCTTCCCGCGCTGTTCTTCTATCTGTTCGCCGGCGTCTGCGTCGCATCCGCCGCTATGGTTATTTCGTCGCGCAATCCCGTGCACTCGGTGCTGTTCCTGATTCTGGCGTTCGTCAACGCCGCCGGCTTGTTCATCCTGATGGGTGCGGAATTTCTCGCGATGATCCTCGTCGTGGTCTATGTCGGCGCAGTCGCGGTGTTGTTCCTGTTTGTCATCATGATGCTGGATGTGAATTTCGCCGAATTGCGCGAGGGTTTTCTCGAATATTTGCCGCTCGGCCTGGTGATCGCAGCGATCTTTTTGCTGGAACTGCTGCTCGTCGTCGGAGGCTGGACCCTCAATCCAACCGTGACGAAATCGATCACCGCAGCCATTCCGGGCGACGTCAGCAACACCGAGGCGATCGGCCTCGTGCTCTATACGAAGTACATTCATTATTTCCAGCTTGCCGGCATGGTGTTGCTGGTGGCGATGGTCGGCGCCATCGTGCTGACGCTGCGGCACAGGGCAAGCGTCAAGCGGCAGGATATCAATGTCCAGAACGCGCGGACTCCCGAGATGGCCATGAGCGTTCGCAAGGTCGCTTCCGGACGGGGGTTGCAGGACGCCGACGCAGCAGAGTGGGTGAAATGA
- the nuoI gene encoding NADH-quinone oxidoreductase subunit NuoI: MSINATARALLLTEFVSAFFLTMRYFFQPKATINYPFEKNPISPRFRGEHALRRYPNGEERCIACKLCEAICPAQAITIEAGPRRNDGTRRTVRYDIDMVKCIYCGLCQEACPVDAIVEGPNFEFATETREELYYDKAKLLANGDRWEREIAKAIELDAPYR, translated from the coding sequence ATGAGTATCAATGCAACAGCCCGTGCGCTTCTGCTGACCGAATTCGTGTCGGCGTTCTTCCTCACCATGCGCTATTTCTTCCAGCCGAAGGCGACCATCAATTATCCCTTCGAGAAGAATCCGATCTCGCCGCGATTCCGCGGCGAACATGCATTGCGCCGCTACCCGAACGGCGAGGAGCGCTGTATCGCCTGCAAGCTGTGCGAGGCGATCTGTCCGGCGCAAGCCATCACCATCGAGGCCGGCCCGCGCCGCAACGACGGCACGCGGCGCACCGTGCGCTACGACATCGACATGGTGAAGTGCATCTATTGCGGATTGTGTCAGGAGGCCTGTCCGGTCGACGCCATCGTCGAGGGGCCGAATTTCGAATTCGCGACCGAGACCCGCGAGGAACTCTATTATGACAAGGCCAAGCTGCTCGCCAATGGCGACCGCTGGGAACGCGAGATCGCGAAAGCGATCGAACTCGACGCGCCGTATCGGTGA
- the nuoH gene encoding NADH-quinone oxidoreductase subunit NuoH: protein MAEFFAAPFWTDFLWPLIVMVAQSVLLLVVLLIAIAYILLADRKIWAAVQIRRGPNVVGPWGLLQSFADLLKFVLKEPIIPSGSNKGVFLLAPLVTCVLALAAWAVIPVNLNWVISDINVGILYIFAISSLSIYGIIMAGWSSNSKYPFLAALRSAAQMVSYEVSIGFVFITVLLCAGSLNLSAIVEAQHVRGLGSLIGLPWLTFLNWYWLPLLPMFVVFYVSALAETNRPPFDLVEAESELVAGFMVEYGSTPYLLFMLGEYVAITTMCAMGAILFMGGWLPPIDLPPFNWVPGVIWFSLKLFFMFFLFAMAKAIVPRYRYDQLMRLGWKVFLPLSLAMVVIVAGVLQFADIAPK, encoded by the coding sequence ATGGCCGAATTCTTCGCAGCCCCGTTCTGGACGGACTTTCTCTGGCCGCTGATCGTGATGGTCGCGCAGAGCGTGTTGCTGCTCGTGGTGCTGCTGATCGCGATCGCCTACATCCTGCTCGCCGACCGCAAGATCTGGGCGGCGGTGCAGATCAGGCGCGGCCCGAACGTGGTCGGGCCGTGGGGTTTGCTGCAATCCTTCGCGGACCTGCTCAAGTTCGTGCTGAAGGAACCGATTATTCCGTCCGGCTCCAACAAGGGCGTGTTCCTGCTGGCGCCGCTGGTCACCTGCGTGCTGGCGCTGGCGGCGTGGGCGGTGATTCCGGTCAATCTGAATTGGGTGATTTCCGACATCAATGTCGGGATTCTCTACATCTTCGCGATTTCGTCGCTGTCGATCTACGGCATCATCATGGCCGGCTGGTCGTCGAACTCGAAATATCCATTCCTTGCGGCATTGCGTTCGGCAGCGCAGATGGTCTCGTACGAAGTCTCGATCGGCTTCGTTTTCATCACGGTATTGCTCTGCGCGGGCTCACTGAACCTCTCGGCCATCGTCGAGGCGCAGCATGTCCGGGGTCTCGGCAGCCTGATCGGATTGCCATGGCTGACATTCCTGAACTGGTATTGGCTGCCTTTGCTGCCGATGTTCGTGGTGTTTTACGTTTCGGCCCTGGCCGAGACCAACCGCCCGCCGTTCGACCTGGTCGAGGCGGAATCGGAACTCGTCGCAGGCTTCATGGTCGAGTACGGCTCGACGCCGTATCTGTTGTTCATGCTCGGCGAGTACGTCGCGATCACCACCATGTGCGCGATGGGCGCGATTCTCTTCATGGGCGGCTGGCTGCCGCCGATCGATCTGCCGCCGTTCAACTGGGTGCCCGGCGTGATCTGGTTCTCGCTGAAACTGTTCTTCATGTTCTTCCTGTTCGCGATGGCGAAGGCGATCGTGCCGCGCTATCGCTACGATCAACTGATGCGGCTCGGCTGGAAGGTGTTTCTGCCGCTGTCGCTGGCTATGGTGGTGATCGTGGCGGGCGTGTTGCAGTTCGCCGACATCGCGCCGAAGTGA